In a genomic window of Neoarius graeffei isolate fNeoGra1 chromosome 13, fNeoGra1.pri, whole genome shotgun sequence:
- the LOC132896797 gene encoding growth hormone secretagogue receptor type 1-like isoform X2 — MDLTEEHFGSGWCGGCENESGSNWGYSDYSAFSHSELVAVTTVCVPLLVFGLMGNILTILVVWLRPQMRSTTYFYLSSMAVSDILMLVLMPLDLYKLWWYRPWFLGDAVCKLSQFVSECCTFSSILHMTALGAERYVGVCFPLRARLLVTRGRVRVLIGALWGVAVLSAGPVLGLVGAEPVEGNLTECRVTQWAESSGLMVAMLWLSNLYFIIPLTTLTLLYTLIARRLRQRRHIHRDHTHRQTLRMMAPQSTHCSTTSCPPVTVTTSAPCSAPAPDPCQSPPFPAHTSDHCVCVCVCVCVCIVI; from the exons atggatctaACAGAGGAACATTTTGGTTCTGGTTGGTGTGGTGGTTGTGAGAATGAGAGTGGTTCGAATTGGGGTTATTCAGATTACTCAGCCTTCAGCCACTCTGAACTGGTTGCTGTAACGACAGTGTGTGTGCCACTCCTGGTGTTTGGCTTGATGGGTAATATTTTAACCATCTTGGTGGTGTGGCTTCGCCCCCAAATGAGAAGCACCACCTACTTTTACCTGAGCAGCATGGCGGTGTCGGATATCCTGATGCTGGTGCTGATGCCCCTTGACCTGTACAAG CTGTGGTGGTACCGCCCTTGGTTTCTAGGTGACGCAGTATGTAAACTTTCCCAGTTTGTGAGCGAGTGCTGCACTTTCTCATCCATCCTGCATATGACAGCTTTGGGGGCGGAGCGTTACGTGGGCGTGTGTTTCCCACTCAGAGCCCGACTCCTTGTGACACGGGGCCGTGTTCGTGTGCTGATTGGTGCACTGTGGGGCGTGGCTGTTCTGAGTGCAGGCCCTGTGCTGGGGCTGGTAGGGGCAGAGCCTGTGGAAGGTAACCTGACAGAGTGCCGTGTGACTCAGTGGGCGGAGTCTTCAGGCCTGATGGTGGCCATGTTGTGGCTCTCTAACCTGTATTTCATCATCCCACTAACAACGCTAACCCTGCTCTACACACTCATCGCCCGCCGACTACGCCAACGCAGACATATCCACCGAGACCACACCCACCGCCAGACCTTGAGAATGATGG CGCCGCAGTCAACCCACTGCTCTACAACATCATGTCCTCCCGTTACCGTGACAACGTCCGCGCCCTGCTCTGCCCCCGCACCTGACCCCTGCCAGTCCCCTCCCTTTCCAGCACACACTTctgaccactgtgtgtgtgtgtgtgtgtgtgtgtgtgtgtgtattgtcatCTAA
- the LOC132896797 gene encoding growth hormone secretagogue receptor type 1-like isoform X1, whose protein sequence is MDLTEEHFGSGWCGGCENESGSNWGYSDYSAFSHSELVAVTTVCVPLLVFGLMGNILTILVVWLRPQMRSTTYFYLSSMAVSDILMLVLMPLDLYKLWWYRPWFLGDAVCKLSQFVSECCTFSSILHMTALGAERYVGVCFPLRARLLVTRGRVRVLIGALWGVAVLSAGPVLGLVGAEPVEGNLTECRVTQWAESSGLMVAMLWLSNLYFIIPLTTLTLLYTLIARRLRQRRHIHRDHTHRQTLRMMVVIVCVFVVCWLPFHVARTLFCLSLNSSIQVYFLSQYLNLVSFVLFYCSAAVNPLLYNIMSSRYRDNVRALLCPRT, encoded by the exons atggatctaACAGAGGAACATTTTGGTTCTGGTTGGTGTGGTGGTTGTGAGAATGAGAGTGGTTCGAATTGGGGTTATTCAGATTACTCAGCCTTCAGCCACTCTGAACTGGTTGCTGTAACGACAGTGTGTGTGCCACTCCTGGTGTTTGGCTTGATGGGTAATATTTTAACCATCTTGGTGGTGTGGCTTCGCCCCCAAATGAGAAGCACCACCTACTTTTACCTGAGCAGCATGGCGGTGTCGGATATCCTGATGCTGGTGCTGATGCCCCTTGACCTGTACAAG CTGTGGTGGTACCGCCCTTGGTTTCTAGGTGACGCAGTATGTAAACTTTCCCAGTTTGTGAGCGAGTGCTGCACTTTCTCATCCATCCTGCATATGACAGCTTTGGGGGCGGAGCGTTACGTGGGCGTGTGTTTCCCACTCAGAGCCCGACTCCTTGTGACACGGGGCCGTGTTCGTGTGCTGATTGGTGCACTGTGGGGCGTGGCTGTTCTGAGTGCAGGCCCTGTGCTGGGGCTGGTAGGGGCAGAGCCTGTGGAAGGTAACCTGACAGAGTGCCGTGTGACTCAGTGGGCGGAGTCTTCAGGCCTGATGGTGGCCATGTTGTGGCTCTCTAACCTGTATTTCATCATCCCACTAACAACGCTAACCCTGCTCTACACACTCATCGCCCGCCGACTACGCCAACGCAGACATATCCACCGAGACCACACCCACCGCCAGACCTTGAGAATGATGG tggtgatagtgtgtgtgtttgtggtgtgTTGGTTGCCGTTCCATGTAGCTCGTACtttgttctgtctgtctctgaacTCCAGCATTCAGGTTTATTTCCTCTCTCAGTATCTGAACCTCGTTTCCTTCGTGCTGTTCTACTGCAGCGCCGCAGTCAACCCACTGCTCTACAACATCATGTCCTCCCGTTACCGTGACAACGTCCGCGCCCTGCTCTGCCCCCGCACCTGA
- the ppp1r35 gene encoding protein phosphatase 1 regulatory subunit 35, with protein MESALMQMVPPPLPLSPAPAPPQCPELDLSLTVTPERPGHSAGALKRGKTRTHPRQVRFAVSPDSSSDKSPVTMAITQHYSNQSAAEKRHTKGKGPHTGEQGGVSARSDGQLTEGAGLNTTLALKAELQQLEEAEFNSQKAVQERLQKSTAVQECVRTRVAEGLNFPRSHNLYRALVSVSLSHDELIAEALRDRPSLAPPTTSYPTQACCPPAEGPDLLFFYNSHCVVREMPLLPGNHIPLPQIHPAPRPAHMTFHLLQRYRQWEA; from the exons ATGGAGAGTGCCCTGATGCAAATGGTCCCACCCCCACTACCTCTAAGCCCCGCCCCTGCCCCACCCCAGTGTCCGGAACTGGACTTGTCTCTCACTGTGACCCCAGAGAGACCGGGACACTCAGCTGGAGCTCTGAAGAGAGGAAAAACACGGACACACCCACGGCAG GTGCGTTTCGCTGTGAGTCCTGACTCCTCCTCTGACAAGTCTCCTGTTACCATGGCGATTACACAACACTACAGTAACCAATCAGCAGCTGAGAAACGACACACAAAAGGAAAAG GTCCACacacaggtgaacaagggggcgtgTCTGCTCGGAGTGATGGACAACTGACAGAGGGGGCAGGGCTAAACACTACACTGGCCCTGAAGGCGGAGCTACAGCAGTTGGAGGAGGCAGAGTTTAATTCCCAGAAGGCCGTGCAGGAGAGACTGCAGAAATCCACTGCTGTACAGGAGTGTGTCAGAACCCGAGTGGCTGAGg gtTTGAATTTTCCACGCTCTCATAATCTCTATCGTGCTCTTGTCAGCGTCAGTCTGTCACATGATGAGCTCATTGCTGAAGCCTTGCGTGACAGGCCATCTTTAGCCCCGCCCACAACCAGCTACCCCACACAG GCCTGCTGTCCTCCAGCAGAGGGCCCTGACCTGCTTTTCTTCTACAACTCTCACTGTGTTGTCCGGGAGATGCCCCTGTTGCCAGGCAACCACATCCCTTTACCCCAAATTCATCCAGCACCCAGACCTGCTCACATGACCTTTCACCTACTTCAAAGATACAGGCAGTGGGAGGCATGA